A stretch of the Candidatus Neomarinimicrobiota bacterium genome encodes the following:
- the rpsI gene encoding 30S ribosomal protein S9, whose amino-acid sequence MATKAEAVYAATGRRKSSVARVRMTPGKGKITINGRDLENYFGRMTQRKIVTQPVLLLEIEKKYDISANVNGGGLNGQAGAVLHGISRALVEISEDHRPILKKAGFLTRDARVKERKKYGLRGARRAFQFSKR is encoded by the coding sequence GTGGCGACAAAAGCTGAAGCAGTCTACGCCGCGACGGGACGCAGAAAATCTTCCGTCGCCCGCGTTCGGATGACGCCCGGCAAGGGAAAAATCACTATTAATGGTCGTGATCTTGAAAACTACTTTGGGAGAATGACACAGAGGAAAATTGTTACGCAACCTGTACTGCTGCTGGAAATCGAAAAGAAGTATGATATTTCTGCCAATGTAAACGGTGGCGGTCTCAACGGTCAGGCTGGCGCTGTCCTTCACGGCATCTCCCGGGCTCTGGTTGAAATCAGTGAAGATCATAGACCGATCCTGAAAAAGGCCGGTTTTCTCACTCGTGATGCGCGTGTTAAAGAGCGCAAAAAATATGGCCTTCGGGGAGCCAGGAGAGCGTTCCAGTTCTCCAAACGATAA